From the genome of Meleagris gallopavo isolate NT-WF06-2002-E0010 breed Aviagen turkey brand Nicholas breeding stock chromosome 24, Turkey_5.1, whole genome shotgun sequence, one region includes:
- the DOK2 gene encoding docking protein 2 isoform X2, which produces MVRARRQEAEHGEETAAPNHTSRGVGADGAVGTLSDRGAAQMDALGCRMEEAVVKQGVLHLQLQQTFGKKWKKFWGVLYRETPCSTARLELFESADKPRKGESSRRLVKLSDCVHVAEAGGEAGCPKATAPFLLETTEKRYLLAAEGGEVEGWVRRLCQLAFPRSQEEEAAGKDRELSSNSEFSMAENSLYSSHKGLEHDFEVMLRATESSERCRLRGRFVLRAGEEALELRDVQSRDVLYSWPYRFLRRFGRDKVTFSFEAGRRCASGEGNFEFETRQGNEIFQVIESAIAVQQERGGPGDEGTRPRQATQLPERAQEHEEHRAKSIYTEPCGPLIHTAPSAVPKAPEKGVRKDAVDELEYAVPFDTIAKSLMVGKFGSILQGPADAPDPLYDSIQEASGHPPLPRPRAKPEHIYDEPEGVCTHTVYDEPQEVKGEAWRLQAAPEEPSGHKYPYNPQRDDYAVPKRAVPLRQGKEWLGDTEYDNVVFQLAKKRNK; this is translated from the exons ATGGTAAGAGCACGAAGGCAGGAAGCGGAGCATGGGGAGGAAACAGCAGCACCCAACCACACATCACGTGGTGTCGGTGCAGACggggcagtggggacactgAGTGACAGAGGAGCAGCGCAGATGGATGCTCTGGGCTGCAGGATGGAGGAGGCGGTGGTGAAACAGGGCGTGCtgcacctgcagctgcagcagaccTTCGGCAAG aaatggaaaaagtttTGGGGCGTTCTGTACCGGGAAACCCCCTGCTCCACCGCCCGCCTGGAGCTCTTCGAAAGCGCCGACAAACCGCGGAAGGGCGAGAGCAGCCGGCGCCTGGTGAAGCTGAGCGACTGCGTGCACGTGGCCGAGGCGGGCGGCGAGGCCGGCTGCCCCAAAGCCACGGCCCCATTCCTGCTGGAGACCACCGAGAAGCGGTACCTGCTGGCGGCCGAGGGCGGAGAGGTGGAGGGCTGGGTGAGGAGGCTGTGCCAGCTGGCGTTCCCG aGGAGCCAGGAGGAAGAAGCAGCGGGGAAGGACAGAGAGCTGAGCTCCAACAGCGAATTCTCCATGGCTGAAAATTCCCTGTACAGCTCCCACAAAG GCTTGGAGCACGACTTCGAGGTGATGCTGAGGGCCACCGAGTCGTCGGAGCGCTGCCGCCTGCGGGGCCGCTTCGTGCTGCGGGCGGGAGAGGAAGCCTTGGAGCTGCGGGATGTGCAGAGCAGGGATGTCCTTTACAGCTGGCCCTACCGCTTCCTGCGGCGCTTCGGGAGGGACAAG GTGACCTTCTCCTTCGAGGCCGGCCGGCGTTGCGCCTCCGGCGAAGGGAACTTTGAGTTTGAGACCAGACAAGGCAACGAGATCTTCCAGGTGATCGAATCGGCCATCGCTGTGCAACAGGAACGGGGCGGCCCTGGGGACGAGGGCACACGGCCACGCCAAGCAACCCAGCTCCCCGAGCGGGCTCAGGAGCATGAGGAGCACCGTGCTAAGAGCATCTACACCGAGCCCTGCGGCCCTCTGATCCACACCGCCCCCTCGGCCGTGCCCAAAGCTCCGGAGAAGGGCGTGAGGAAGGATGCTGTGGATGAATTGGAGTACGCCGTTCCCTTTGATACCATCGCCAAGTCGCTGATGGTTGGAAAATTCGGGAGCATCCTCCAGGGTCCCGCTGATGCTCCGGATCCGCTGTATGACAGCATACAAGAGGCAAGTGGGCATCCTCCGTTGCCTCGTCCCCGCGCTAAACCGGAGCACATCTACGATGAGCCTGAGGGTGTGTGCACCCACACTGTCTACGATGAGCCCCAGGAGGTGAAGGGCGAAGCGTGGAGGCTGCAGGCGGCCCCCGAGGAGCCTTCAGGGCACAAATATCCCTACAACCCACAGCGGGACGACTACGCCGTGCCCAAGAGAGCCGTCCCGCTGCGGCAGGGCAAGGAGTGGCTCGGGGACACCGAGTACGACAACGTGGTCTTTCAGTTGGCCAAGAAGAGGAACAAGTAG
- the DOK2 gene encoding docking protein 2 isoform X1, producing MHGCFRECCGSVTAAAALVQGGRSHSPRWVGRMSTQQDVGAAEQMGWVWSLALTKGAAIWAPQVPLGALREKWKKFWGVLYRETPCSTARLELFESADKPRKGESSRRLVKLSDCVHVAEAGGEAGCPKATAPFLLETTEKRYLLAAEGGEVEGWVRRLCQLAFPRSQEEEAAGKDRELSSNSEFSMAENSLYSSHKGLEHDFEVMLRATESSERCRLRGRFVLRAGEEALELRDVQSRDVLYSWPYRFLRRFGRDKVTFSFEAGRRCASGEGNFEFETRQGNEIFQVIESAIAVQQERGGPGDEGTRPRQATQLPERAQEHEEHRAKSIYTEPCGPLIHTAPSAVPKAPEKGVRKDAVDELEYAVPFDTIAKSLMVGKFGSILQGPADAPDPLYDSIQEASGHPPLPRPRAKPEHIYDEPEGVCTHTVYDEPQEVKGEAWRLQAAPEEPSGHKYPYNPQRDDYAVPKRAVPLRQGKEWLGDTEYDNVVFQLAKKRNK from the exons ATGCACGGTTGCTTCAGAGAGTGCTGCGGTTCAGTGACGGCGGCTGCTGCTCTTGTGCAAGGAGGAAGGAGTCATTCACCACGCTGGGTGGGGAGGATGAGCACCCAGCAGgatgtgggggctgcagagcaaaTGGGGTGGGTTTGGAGCTTGGCCCTAACAAAAGGTGCAGCAATTTGGGCCCCACAGGTTCCCCTTGGAGCCCTGCGGGAG aaatggaaaaagtttTGGGGCGTTCTGTACCGGGAAACCCCCTGCTCCACCGCCCGCCTGGAGCTCTTCGAAAGCGCCGACAAACCGCGGAAGGGCGAGAGCAGCCGGCGCCTGGTGAAGCTGAGCGACTGCGTGCACGTGGCCGAGGCGGGCGGCGAGGCCGGCTGCCCCAAAGCCACGGCCCCATTCCTGCTGGAGACCACCGAGAAGCGGTACCTGCTGGCGGCCGAGGGCGGAGAGGTGGAGGGCTGGGTGAGGAGGCTGTGCCAGCTGGCGTTCCCG aGGAGCCAGGAGGAAGAAGCAGCGGGGAAGGACAGAGAGCTGAGCTCCAACAGCGAATTCTCCATGGCTGAAAATTCCCTGTACAGCTCCCACAAAG GCTTGGAGCACGACTTCGAGGTGATGCTGAGGGCCACCGAGTCGTCGGAGCGCTGCCGCCTGCGGGGCCGCTTCGTGCTGCGGGCGGGAGAGGAAGCCTTGGAGCTGCGGGATGTGCAGAGCAGGGATGTCCTTTACAGCTGGCCCTACCGCTTCCTGCGGCGCTTCGGGAGGGACAAG GTGACCTTCTCCTTCGAGGCCGGCCGGCGTTGCGCCTCCGGCGAAGGGAACTTTGAGTTTGAGACCAGACAAGGCAACGAGATCTTCCAGGTGATCGAATCGGCCATCGCTGTGCAACAGGAACGGGGCGGCCCTGGGGACGAGGGCACACGGCCACGCCAAGCAACCCAGCTCCCCGAGCGGGCTCAGGAGCATGAGGAGCACCGTGCTAAGAGCATCTACACCGAGCCCTGCGGCCCTCTGATCCACACCGCCCCCTCGGCCGTGCCCAAAGCTCCGGAGAAGGGCGTGAGGAAGGATGCTGTGGATGAATTGGAGTACGCCGTTCCCTTTGATACCATCGCCAAGTCGCTGATGGTTGGAAAATTCGGGAGCATCCTCCAGGGTCCCGCTGATGCTCCGGATCCGCTGTATGACAGCATACAAGAGGCAAGTGGGCATCCTCCGTTGCCTCGTCCCCGCGCTAAACCGGAGCACATCTACGATGAGCCTGAGGGTGTGTGCACCCACACTGTCTACGATGAGCCCCAGGAGGTGAAGGGCGAAGCGTGGAGGCTGCAGGCGGCCCCCGAGGAGCCTTCAGGGCACAAATATCCCTACAACCCACAGCGGGACGACTACGCCGTGCCCAAGAGAGCCGTCCCGCTGCGGCAGGGCAAGGAGTGGCTCGGGGACACCGAGTACGACAACGTGGTCTTTCAGTTGGCCAAGAAGAGGAACAAGTAG